GGCCGCCGCTGCGGGTTCCCGTTGCTGGCGCCGGGACGTTCCGCCGCCGAGGAGCTCATCGAGCCCCGGGCTGGAAACGGGCCCCTGCTTGCCGACCGGACGCAGCTGTGACGCCGCGATCGTGATCTCGCGCGTTTCGGTGCTGACGCCGTCGTGCAGCCGCAGGGCGTCATCCGGTGCGTCCTGGTGCCGGGGCGCCAAGGTGAGCCTGGACATGATCGAGGGCCGGCCGTCGCGGCGTCGTTCCCAGGGATTCGCGGCAGGAACCGGCTGTTCGGTGTCTTCCGGTTCCGGAGTGTTGCCCCCGGTCCCGGCGGGTTCCGGTTCGGCGGAGACCTCGGCAGGGACTTCGGAGGGCCGCGGGTGGGCGGCGGGGACCCCGTTCGTCAGCAGCGTGGCCAGGGCGTCGTCGGCGTCCTCGTCCACACCGAGGCGCTGGCCGCGGCGGGAGCGCAGCATGTCAAGCAGTCCGTCGGACTCTTGCTCCTGCTGCAATTGGAGCTGCTGGACGACCTGGAGCTGTGCGGTGGCGGTCCGCGCGGCGGCATCGGCGTCGGTTTCAAAATCGAAGGGCCGGTCGGAGACGGCAGCGAGCCGACGGGCCGGGACCGGACCGTCGAGGGGCTCAAGTTCACTGAGCTGCTGCGCCCAGCGGTTCGCGTTCTGCAGGGACTTCCGGGCCGGGCTGAAGGTCCACATGGCAGGGGGTTCCTCGCCGATGCCAGCGGGTCCGCCGGCCTTCGCCTCAAACCGGGCCACCACGTTCCAGCTGCCGTCGGGGCGCCGCCATGAGTCCCACTCCACAGTGGAGGCATCGATGCCGTGCGCGCTAAGCCGGTGGGCCACCATGTCGCCAAGCAGTGCCGGCTGGTCGCCAAACACGGAGCGGTACACGTCATGGCCTGGGGCCGGGGCAGCGACTTCCACCTTTTGGGCCTGCGCAGCCACGTGCTCGCGCTCGGCCAGGACCGGGCCCTCGTAGCGCTGCACTTTCGCGAGCGGAATGCCGGAGAGCTCAGCCACCTCGGCCGCCGTCGAGCCGCTGCGGATCCGCGCCTGGATATCGCGCGGAGACATGGCAATGGGCGCAGCGCCGGAGGCGGCCTTAGCCGCGGTCCTGCTGGCCGCCACACGAAGCGCCTCATCGATCGGCAGCTGGAACATCTCGCCGCCGGTGCCGCTCAACAGGAGATGCTCCCCGTCGTCGTGGACGCCTACAAGCCGTAGATCCTGCATACAAATCCTCCACCCTGGCATTACTAACAATCGAAACTCTGCCATCGATGCGGGCGAATTCCGGTGAGGACGGAGGGCGCGCCGCAATTTTCCGCTACTTTCCAGGGCTTTTCGGTCCGCAGCCGGCCCCGTTCGCTCCCTTAATGCCGGGACTGTGCGGGCTAGGAGGCCAGGGCGGCGAGGAGTTGGTCCGGGTGCCGCGTGGAGGCCAGCCAGTACGGGGTCCGGTCGGAGGGGTCGGTGATCTCGACCCGGACCACTGGATCGATCCATCCACGGATGCACAGGAACGCCAGGCCGTTTAGGCGGGTGCCGCGTTCTGCCGTCGCTTCCTTGCCCTGGAACGCGGATGCGCTGCCAACAAAGCCGCGCTCGATCGTGGCCCGGCCGACGCGCAAGGTGGCGGCCGTGACCGTAATGGAAGGGGTCGACAGGACCAGCAACACCGAGATGATGGTAAAGAGGACCACCGCAGCGGTGATCCCTGCGAACATGCTGATCGGGGCGAATACCAGAATCCCGGCGCCCGACAGTCCCGCGGCCACCAGCCAGATCCAAGCGTTCGGCCAGAGTTTCTCGTTGTACACAACTGTGGCGTCGCTGGGGGTGCTTATGGGGGCAGGCGTGGCTGCGCTGGATTCGGGCATAAGGCCAGCTTTCCACTTTTCCCGGGCTATTTCACCTTGGCGGCGGCAGCAGGTCCTGTATCCCGGCCGGCCGGACGCCGCGTGGCCGATCGTCGCCGCTGGCGTTAGAGTGAGGAACTGTGACTGAAGAAACGACTGCCGTGGACGCCACCGACGCAACGCCCGAAGATTTGCCGGAAACGCAGCCTGCGCCCGAATACGGAACCACCACCCTTACGGTCCAGCTGAAGATGCTCGACGACGGATTGGAACCGCCGTCGTATGCGCACCCCGGCGACGCCGGTGCGGATCTGCGGACCCGCGAGGACGTAGTGCTGGAACCGGGGGAGCGCAAACTGGTCCCTACCGGGGTTGCCATTGCCCTCCCCGACGGCTTTGTTGCCTTGATCCACCCGCGGTCCGGGCTGGCGACCAAACACGGGCTGACAGTAGTTAACGCCCCAGGAACCGTCGACGCCGGCTACCGCGGAGAAATCGCGGTGACGCTGCTCAATACCGACCGGCACCAGGCGATCGAACTCTCGCGCGGCGATAGAATTGCACAAATGGTAATTCAACGAGTGGAGTACGCCCGCTTCCTGCCGGTCCAGGAACTTAGTGGCTCGGTCCGCGGCGGCGCAGGCTTCGGGTCTACCGGAGGTTTTGGCGCGCCGGTCTAAGCAAAGGCCTGCCGGGCCCGAACGGATGCCGCGAACTGGTCAGCAGGACCCGTTTGCAGGACGTACCAGCCGGCTTTTTTTGCTGCATCAGCCAGCCTATAAAAGCCGGAGCCCCGCACGCGCAGTGTGGCGCGGCGGCACAGGATCACAATTAAGGAGACGACCCCATGGTTTTTGGGCGTGGCAAGAAAGCCAAGCAGGAACAGGCGACGGAACCCGGGGAGTCCCCGAGGGCAGTTGCTGAAGCGTCCGCCGATGACTCGACCGGGACTGCAGCCGCCGCACCGCTTCGCGGCGGCACGGGTCCCTTCGACGTCTCGGAGATCGAGGACCAGGACGGCTACGTGGACCTCGGCGCCCTCCTGATTGCACCGGCGGAAGGCCTGCAACTCCGGCTTGAGGTCGAAGAGGCCACGCAGCGCGTTGTCGCCGTCACCATGGACCTGAACGGCTCAAGCCTTCAGCTCCAGGCGTTCGCCGCTCCGCGTTCCGAAGGCCTGTGGGAGGAAATCCGTGAGCAGATCGGTCAGTCCGTCGGCAGCCAGGGTGGCCAGGTCGAGGAGGTCCAGGGCGGCTTCGGCGCCGAACTCCTCGCCAAGCTTCCCGCTGGTGGTGCCGACGGCAGCCACGGCTACCGGGTGGCCCGCTTTATCGGCGTCGACGGCCCGCGCTGGTTCCTCCGCGGCGTGTTCGGCGGGGAGGCTGCTGTAGACCGCGACGCGGCCGCCGGACTCGAGGAACTGTTCCGGCAGCTCGTGGTGGTGCGCGGCGAGAGCCCGATGCCCCCGCGTGACCTCCTGCAGCTGCACTTGCCCAAGGAGAACGCCGTGCCCGCTCCACAGTCCGCCCCGGACATCGAGCGCCCCGAACGCGGACCGGAGACCACCCAGATTGGCTGATGCTGCCCGCCAGGACCCGGCTGCGTCGGTCTCCGTCCGGGAACTGCCGGACCGCGGCCGCGTGCTATGCCATGGCTTCATCGAATCGGTCACCTACGCACCGGCGAGCCAGGTCGCTGCCTTTACCGCGATCGTCGTCGACCACAACGTGCCGCCGGTCAAAAAACGCTCCGTCCCCGTGGCATCCGGCGCCGCAGCCGCCACGCCGGCCTCCGGCCTATGGCGCCAGCGGTCCGCCGTTCCCAAGGACCGGCTCCGGGTGGTCTGGCTGGGCCGCCGCCGTATACCCGGTGTCGATGCCGGCACCGAACTGCGCCTGCAGGGCATGGTCACAGTCCGGGACGGACTGCCGACCATGTTCAATCCCCGCTACGAAATACTCTCCCCGCAGGAGGAGCAATGACGGTTCCCGAAAATCCCGGCGCGGCAGGGCGGGAACCCGCTGAGCCGCTGCCAACAGCAGTTCAGCCAACAGCAGTTCAGCCAACGGCGGCGCAGCTCGCCGAAGGTTACGCCGCCAAGGCCGGTCTGCACCGGTCCGGCAACGGCAACATCGACGTGCTCAAGAGCGCGGGCGGCATTCAGGGCATTGCCGAGAGCATCCTCCCCGGCCTGGTCTTCCTGGTCGCTTTCACCATCGCGCGCGAGCTGCCCCTGGCGCTGGTCTCCGCGCTGGCCGTGGCGGCGGCGTTTACCGTCGCCCGACTCATCCAGCGCAAGCCGCTGACGCAGGCGCTGGCGGGAATTGCCGGCGTCGGGCTGTCCGCGTGGCTGGCCAACACCACGGGCAAGGCCGAGGACTTCTACGTCCCCGGATTCTTCACCAACGCCGCCTACATCGTGGTGATGGCGATCTCGATCGCCGTTCGCTGGCCGTTTGCGGGGCTGCTCTTCGGCTTCATCCGGAACGAAGGACTGGACTGGCGGAAGCAGCCAGCCCGGGTCAGGGCCTACCGGATCGGCACCTGGGTGATCATCGGGGTCCTGGCCCTTCGCCTGCTGGTCCAGCTT
This genomic window from Arthrobacter sp. EM1 contains:
- the dut gene encoding dUTP diphosphatase: MPETQPAPEYGTTTLTVQLKMLDDGLEPPSYAHPGDAGADLRTREDVVLEPGERKLVPTGVAIALPDGFVALIHPRSGLATKHGLTVVNAPGTVDAGYRGEIAVTLLNTDRHQAIELSRGDRIAQMVIQRVEYARFLPVQELSGSVRGGAGFGSTGGFGAPV
- a CDS encoding DUF3093 domain-containing protein, whose protein sequence is MPESSAATPAPISTPSDATVVYNEKLWPNAWIWLVAAGLSGAGILVFAPISMFAGITAAVVLFTIISVLLVLSTPSITVTAATLRVGRATIERGFVGSASAFQGKEATAERGTRLNGLAFLCIRGWIDPVVRVEITDPSDRTPYWLASTRHPDQLLAALAS
- the sepH gene encoding septation protein SepH; this encodes MQDLRLVGVHDDGEHLLLSGTGGEMFQLPIDEALRVAASRTAAKAASGAAPIAMSPRDIQARIRSGSTAAEVAELSGIPLAKVQRYEGPVLAEREHVAAQAQKVEVAAPAPGHDVYRSVFGDQPALLGDMVAHRLSAHGIDASTVEWDSWRRPDGSWNVVARFEAKAGGPAGIGEEPPAMWTFSPARKSLQNANRWAQQLSELEPLDGPVPARRLAAVSDRPFDFETDADAAARTATAQLQVVQQLQLQQEQESDGLLDMLRSRRGQRLGVDEDADDALATLLTNGVPAAHPRPSEVPAEVSAEPEPAGTGGNTPEPEDTEQPVPAANPWERRRDGRPSIMSRLTLAPRHQDAPDDALRLHDGVSTETREITIAASQLRPVGKQGPVSSPGLDELLGGGTSRRQQREPAAAARDDRDAEQPERQPAKPKRSSIPSWDDIVFGARGD
- a CDS encoding DUF3710 domain-containing protein; this translates as MVFGRGKKAKQEQATEPGESPRAVAEASADDSTGTAAAAPLRGGTGPFDVSEIEDQDGYVDLGALLIAPAEGLQLRLEVEEATQRVVAVTMDLNGSSLQLQAFAAPRSEGLWEEIREQIGQSVGSQGGQVEEVQGGFGAELLAKLPAGGADGSHGYRVARFIGVDGPRWFLRGVFGGEAAVDRDAAAGLEELFRQLVVVRGESPMPPRDLLQLHLPKENAVPAPQSAPDIERPERGPETTQIG
- a CDS encoding DUF3159 domain-containing protein; amino-acid sequence: MTVPENPGAAGREPAEPLPTAVQPTAVQPTAAQLAEGYAAKAGLHRSGNGNIDVLKSAGGIQGIAESILPGLVFLVAFTIARELPLALVSALAVAAAFTVARLIQRKPLTQALAGIAGVGLSAWLANTTGKAEDFYVPGFFTNAAYIVVMAISIAVRWPFAGLLFGFIRNEGLDWRKQPARVRAYRIGTWVIIGVLALRLLVQLPLYFMGEAGFAALATTRLLMGAPLYILGIWVAWLLTRPAPAATPN